ATCCGCACTCATCCTGGCCGGCGCCGGCTCCGGCAAGACGCGGGTGCTGACCACCCGCATCGCATGGCTGATCCAGACCGGCCAGGTATCGCCGTCGGGCGTGCTGGCGGTGACCTTCACCAACAAAGCCTCGAAGGAAATGATGACGCGCCTGTCGGCGATGCTGCCGATCAATACGCGCGGCATGTGGATAGGGACCTTCCATGGCCTGTGCAACCGCTTGCTGCGCGCGCACTATCGCGATGCAGCCCTGCCGCAGACCTTCCAGATCCTGGATTCGCAAGACCAGCTGTCGGCCATCAAGCGGCTGCTGAAGGCGATGAATGTCGACGATGAGAAATATCCGCCGCGTAACTTGATGTACTTCATCAACGGCGCCAAGGACCAGGGCTTGCGCGCCAATGAAGTCGAAGCCAATGACGACTACAACCGCAAGTTCGTCGAGCTGTACGACTTGTACGACCAGCAATGCCAGCGCGAAGGCGTGGTCGATTTTGCCGAGCTGCTGCTGCGCACCTATGAACTGCTGAGCCGCAACCAGCCGCTGCGCGAGCATTACCAGTCGCGTTTCCAGCACATCCTGGTGGACGAGTTCCAGGATACCAACGACTTGCAATACAAATGGTTGAAGCTGATGGCCGGCCAGCGCGGCGCGGTATTCGCGGTGGGCGACGACGACCAGAGCATCTACGCTTTCCGCGGCGCCAATGTCGGCAACATGACCGCCTTCGAACATGAATTCCGGGTCGAGAACCTGATCAAGCTGGAGCAGAACTACCGTTCGCACGGCCATATCCTGGACAGCGCCAACACCCTGATCGCCAACAACAGCAAGCGCCTCGGCAAGAACCTGCGCACCGATGCCGGCCATGGCGAGCCGGTCAGGATCTATGAAGCCACCAGCGATTTGCAGGAAGCGCAGTGGATCGTCGAAGAAACCAAGAGCCTGATCAACGATGGCGGCAGCCGCAGCGAAATCGCCGTGTTGTACCGCTCGAATGCGCAGTCGCGCGTGATCGAACATGCCCTGGTGGCGTCGGGTATTCCGTACCGTGTGTACGGCGGCCAGCGCTATTTCGAACGCGCCGAAGTCAAGCACGCGATCGCCTATCTGCAGCTGATGGACAATCCGCATAACGATTCAGCCTTCCTGCGCGTGGTGAATTTCCCGGCGCGCGGCATCGGCGCGCGTTCGCTGGAACAGTTGCAGGACGCGGCCAAGCAATACGGCATTTCCTTGTACGCAGCGGTGCCCTACGTCGCTGGCAAGGCCGGCGCCACGCTCGGTTCCTTCTTGAAACTGATCGAAGGCGGGCGCTTTGAAACCCAGCATCTGCCGCTGCCGGAAATGGTGCAGGTGGTGCTCGACCTGAGCGGCCTGATGCAGCACTACCGCAATGAAAAAGAAGGCGCGGACCGCATCGAGAATCTGGAGCAGCTGGTGAATGCCGCGACCCTGTTTGTGTCGGAAGAAGGATTCGGTATCGATGCGCCGGCCTTGCTTGGCCCCAAGGCGCAAGCCGTGTCAGGAGCGTCCATCACGACTGCCGACGGCATCGAGGTGTTCGACGCCGATGCGCCGCTGTCTGCGGTGATGTCGCCCTTGTCGGCCTTCCTCTCGCACGCATCGCTGGAAGCAGGTAACAACCAGGCCCAGGCGGGCGAGGAAGCCTTGCAGCTGATGACGGTGCACTCGGCCAAGGGCCTGGAGTTCGATGCGGTGTTTATTACCGGCTTGGAAGAGGGTTTGTTTCCGCACGAGAATTCGCAGAAGGAAGACGCCGGCGTGGAAGAGGAGCGGCGGCTGATGTATGTCGCCATCACGCGCGCCAAGAAGCGCCTGTACATGAGCTTCTCGCAGACCCGCATGCTGCACGGCCAGACCCGCTACAACATGCGTTCGCGCTTCTTTGACGAGTTGCCG
The sequence above is a segment of the Collimonas sp. PA-H2 genome. Coding sequences within it:
- a CDS encoding UvrD-helicase domain-containing protein, with amino-acid sequence MQNLLHNLNPEQLAAVTLPAQSALILAGAGSGKTRVLTTRIAWLIQTGQVSPSGVLAVTFTNKASKEMMTRLSAMLPINTRGMWIGTFHGLCNRLLRAHYRDAALPQTFQILDSQDQLSAIKRLLKAMNVDDEKYPPRNLMYFINGAKDQGLRANEVEANDDYNRKFVELYDLYDQQCQREGVVDFAELLLRTYELLSRNQPLREHYQSRFQHILVDEFQDTNDLQYKWLKLMAGQRGAVFAVGDDDQSIYAFRGANVGNMTAFEHEFRVENLIKLEQNYRSHGHILDSANTLIANNSKRLGKNLRTDAGHGEPVRIYEATSDLQEAQWIVEETKSLINDGGSRSEIAVLYRSNAQSRVIEHALVASGIPYRVYGGQRYFERAEVKHAIAYLQLMDNPHNDSAFLRVVNFPARGIGARSLEQLQDAAKQYGISLYAAVPYVAGKAGATLGSFLKLIEGGRFETQHLPLPEMVQVVLDLSGLMQHYRNEKEGADRIENLEQLVNAATLFVSEEGFGIDAPALLGPKAQAVSGASITTADGIEVFDADAPLSAVMSPLSAFLSHASLEAGNNQAQAGEEALQLMTVHSAKGLEFDAVFITGLEEGLFPHENSQKEDAGVEEERRLMYVAITRAKKRLYMSFSQTRMLHGQTRYNMRSRFFDELPEDALKWLSPKVQQHSWFANTKSAWDEAPEKAANNISKNFGRRDIGWRIGENVAHLKFGEGVIVNIEGSGGNARAHINFGKHGMKLLDLSVAKLEKVA